The Bacteroides sp. AN502(2024) DNA segment CACCGAACATCCGACGGGCATATTCGCTCATTCCCGCCTGATGGGTAGACATGGAAACAAGGTATTCCATCCGGTCGCTACGATGAATGTCGAGAATCTGGCAGGCGGGTCCCAGACCATGGGTGGGGTAGGGGTTGCCGGTATGTTCGATGCTGTATCTTTTTCCCCAATGGTTGTGATAACCGCCTTCACTTTCTTCGGCAAAATACATCGAACGGAGGTCGTGGATGTAGGCTCCTTCTACATGCATGATCTCTCCGAATATTCCTTGGCGGGCCATACGAAGGGTAGTCAGAGCGAAAGGGTCATAACAGCAGTTCTCTAACATGATGCAGTGGCGACGGGTTTTCTCAGCGGTATCTACCAGTTGCCAGCACTCTTCCACGCTCATGGCGGCCGGAACCTCGATGGCTACGTGTTTGTTCGATTCCATGGCAAAGGTTGCCATCGGTGTATGCATCAGCCAGTCGGTGCAGATGAAAACCAAATCCAGTCCGTCCGATTCGCACATTTCCTTCCAACCGTCTGTCCCGGTATATCCAATGGCTTCGGGGCGACCGGCTTCTCTTAATTGCTGCTGGGCTTTGTGCAGGTTGCCTGCTCGTATTTCGCAAAGGGCTTTGATTTCTACACCTTCTATTTGCAGATAGCGTTGTAGGGTGAGCAATCCTCGGTTACCCAATCCTATGATTCCGATACGGACAGTAGGGATAGGGGGATGTGCTAGCCGGAGTACGTGAGTTTGCATCAGAGAATCTTTCATTATCATAGTGGTTTGAAGTAAAGCAAAAAAGAGAACCTAATTTCTCAGATTCTCTTTGTAGAGCGGAAGACGGGGCTCAAACCCGCGACCCTCAGCTTGGAAGGCTAATGCTCTATCAACTGAGCTACTTCCGCAATTTGGGGTGGGCAAAGATGGATTCGAACCACCGAAGGCGTAAGCCAGCAGATTTACAGTCTGCCCCATTTGGCCACTCTGGTATTTGCCCTTTTTGCTTTTGAGGAGGTTTATTCCTCAATTGCGGTGCAAAGATACAACTATTTATTTAAACTCCAAACAAAATCAATCATTTTTATTGCGGTAATTGCACATTCATCTCCTTTGTTACCCAGTTTGCCGCCGGCACGATCCTCTGCTTGTTCCATTGTATTCGCAGTAATTAATCCGTAAATAACTGGTATATCACCTGTTGCGTTTAATTCGGTAATTCCTTGGGTTGCTCCCATACAAACATAATCAAAATGTGGGGTATCTCCTTTAATTACGCAACCAATTGCAATAATTGCATCGAGATCGCAATTTTCCATCATTTGGTTGGCCCCAAAAGTAAGTTCGAAACTTCCTGGTACAGTTTTCACCAGAATGTTTTCGTCCTTTGCACCATGTTTTTTTAATGTATCGACTGCTCCTCTTAGTAAAGCACCGGTAATATTAAAATTCCATTCGGATACGACAATACCGAATTTCATTGCTTCTGCATTCGGAACTGAATTGAAATCATATTCAGATAAGTTATGGTAAGCTGTTGCCATAGTAAATTAAAAATTGAGGATTGATTATAAAATGAAGATTTGAGAGTATGAGGAATTAATAAGAAAGGCACGGATTTCACGGATTCCACGGTTTTAATAGATAGTCCGCTTAATCCGGTGTAATCCGTGCCTCACTTATATATAAAGGTATATTATTTTTTCATCAATTTAGCTTGTTCGATATATTTGTCGATATCCATAGCCTGATAAGATTGGAAGTATTTATCCTTGATCTTAGTGTAAGCGTTTACAGCATCGTCATATTTTCCTTGTTTTACCAGGATTTCACCGGCTTGCATCAGGAAGATCGGACTCAATGTGTTGTTGTCAGCTTTGTCCGCAGCCGATAGTAAAGTGGAGGCTGCTTTGTCTAATTGACCCAGTTGTGCATAGCAGTTACCTGTAGCACCCAAAATTGCCGGAGCAACCATTTGATCTTTTCCATTGAAGCTGTCCAGCATCTTCACAGCTTCTTCATATTTGCCCAGTTGTGCATAGCAAATACCTGCATAAGCTTTTGCCAAATTGGCTGCTTTTGTTCCGCTGTATTCATCAGCAACTTTCAGGAAACCTGTATAACCGATGCTGTCACCGTTTAAAGCCTGCTCAAAAGCATCCTTTTCAAAGTATTCCTGTCCTTTGAAAAGAGCTGCCTGTGCTTTTTCTTCACGTGGTTCAGCATAGAGGTTTTTGTACATGATAAAACCTGTTACAATAATAATCACAGCAACAACACCGCCAATGATTGCGTTTTTGTACTTGATAAGAAATGCTTCCGATTGTGTCAGTGCATCTTCTACGTTCAGATGTTCGTTCTGATTCTTTTGTTCTGCCATTTTATATGATTCTTTTTGTTATTATTCACAGTTTGATATTTCGACTCGCAAAAGTAGTTTTTTTATATCTACAAACGAAATTTAGAAGCATCTTTTTTTGCTTTACATCCGAAAACCGCGAAAATCTTGCTACTTTTGTGGACAAATTAACGTGTATACAATGATACTGAAACGAATATCCATATTAAATTATAAGAATCTGGAAGAGGTAGAACTGGAATTCTCTGCTAAGCTGAATTGTTTTTTCGGACTGAACGGAATGGGAAAGACGAATCTGCTGGATGCTGTGTATTTCTTGTCCTTTTGTAAAAGCTCCGGAAATCCGATTGATTCTCAGAATATTCGTCACGAGCAAGATTTCTTCGTTATTCAGGGATTCTATGAAGCAGAAGATGGAACTCCTGAAGAGATTTATTGTGGGATGAAACACCGTTCGAAGAAACAATTTAAGCGGAATAAGAAAGAATATAGTCGTTTTTCGGATCACATCGGTTTCCTGCCTTTGGTGATGGTTTCTCCTGCCGACTCCGGATTGATAGCCGGGGGGAGTGAGGAGCGTCGTCGGTTTATGGATGTAGTGATTTCGCAGTATGATAAAGAATATCTTGAAGCGCTGATACGGTATAATAAAGCATTGGTGCAGCGTAATACATTGTTGAAAAGTGAGTTTCCCGTGGAGGAGGAGTTGTTTCTTGTATGGGAGGAGATGATGGCCCAAGCCGGTGAGGTTGTATTCAGGAAGCGTGAATCGTTTATCCGGGAATTTATTCCTATTTTCCAATCTTTCTATTCGTTTATTTCACAGGATAAAGAGGTGGTGGGGTTATCTTATGAGTCTCATGCGCGGGATGCTTCTTTGCTGGAAGTATTGAAGCAAAGCAGGGATCGGGATAAGATGATGGGATTCTCTTTGCGTGGGATTCATAAAGATGAGTTGAATATGTTGTTGGGTGAATTCCCGATAAAGAAGGAGGGCTCACAGGGGCAGAACAAGACGTATCTGGTGGCGTTGAAATTAGCACAGTTTGATTTTTTGAAGCGTACCGGCCGGACGGTTCCTTTGTTATTGTTAGATGATATTTTTGATAAATTGGATGCTTCCCGTGTAGAGCAAATTGTGAAACTGGTGGCTGGAGACAATTTCGGGCAGATATTTATAACGGATACGAACCGAGGACATCTCGACCGTATTTTACATAAGGTTGGCAGTGATTATAAGATATTTCGTGTAGATGAGGGTATAATTCAAGAAATGGAGGCTGATGATGAAGCGCAATGATGCCGAACCAATAGGAAAACTGATTCAGCAGTTTCTTCGCCAGGAGAGTTTGGAATCTCCACTGAACGAACAGAGACTACTGGATGCCTGGCCTCAAGTCTTGGGACCGGCAGCGGCTTATACCAGCAATCTCTATATTCGTAATCAGACCTTATACGTGCATCTGACTTCCGCTGCTCTTCGTCAGGAACTGATGATGGGGCGTGAGGTTTTGGTACGCACGTTGAATCAGAGAGTCGGAGCTACCGTTATTACAAACATTATTTTTCGTTGAGGAAAGATATTTTGTCGATAACCTTTATGCCTAGTTTCCGAAGTGTTTCGGTTGCGCGGTTGTAATAAAAAGGATGTTCCAAACATTGATTGTTATGAGCGTCTATGCCGATGATAGCGGTGCAACCTTCATGGGCGGCTATTTCCCAGAAGTTCGGATGAGGAATGGTGGTAGTGCCATGAATATCATTGTACTCTTCATATCCGATATTATATTCCAACGGTAAGTTTAACCGTACTGCCGTCCGGCAGATATGTCTGCTGATTAGCTTACAATGGCGATCGAACTCGGGGTAGGAACGCATAAATAAATCCGGATGGGCAAGGTAGGCGAATAGTCCGCTTTCCATTCCTTCAATAGCACTCTCTTCATAGAGTTCGAGCATATCTACCGAATTTGTACTCCCACCGAAATAAGGGAACTTCTCATCTGTGTGAAAATAGTGATTTCCGAAGATGATATAGTCCAGCTTATATTCTTTGGTGATTTCTTTTAACCAATGTATATATTCAGGAAAGTATTCACATTCCAACCCTATTTTTATACTGATTTGATTTTTATATTTCTCTTGCAGTGAACGGAGACTCTCTATATATTCCGGCAACTCTTCGGGAAGCATCCGGATGTTGGAGATGTAATCAGTGTGGTATTTCCACGGAGTGTGGTCAGAAAAGCCTAATTCTTGATAGCCGCCTTTGATGGCACTTAAAACAAATTCTTCGTCACTCCCTGTCGCATGATGGCAGCGGGTGGTGTGGGTGTGATAATTCGTCTTCATTGATTGTTATGATTATATCCATGCGGACGTCGAATGATTCCGCCGGAACTTCTTCTACTAATTGAAATGGAAAACAGATTCCTGCTTTGTAGGCTGATGGTATGCGAGGCAGGAGGCGGTCGTAATATCCTTTTCCTCGTCCCAAACGGTTGCCTTTAACATCGAAAGCTACTCCGGGAACGATGATGAAGTCTATGGACGCATAGTCTGTGAATATTTCTCCGGTTGGCTCTGCTATGCCGTAGATACTATTGATTGACATATCTTCCGGTCCGGTGTACATCCGTAGTTCTAGATCATCGCCTACTACCACAGGAAGTAGAATCCGTTTTTCGCTACTCCATTTTTGGATAAAGGCATGTGTATCTACTTCGTCATTCAGCGAATGGTATAGTAATACTGTGTTTGCCGCCCTGAAAGCCGGATGGGCTTCAAGGGCGGTAAGTATGTTAGCTGATTGCTGCTTTCGCATCGTTGAATCCGCATGTTGGGTCTTCAATAATGTTATATGCTTGCGCAGTTCTTTTTTTCTTTCCATCTTTTTTATCCTTTGTCACTTCTTCCTCTTCTACCGCTACCGGAGCTTTTGGGAAGGCTTCTCCTTTTTCAAGTATCTCGATACCTTTAATGACTGTGGCATCTGTCTTGTTAAAGTATTGGAGGTAAGCTTCCAGTCCAAGCATATTGTAGATGATATTTCCGAAGAGGTTCTTTTCCAATAGTTTGTATGATTTTTGAATGAGGATGTTTCTTCTTTTCACTCCTTTGCTGTCGGCAAAACGGACAAACTGTTCTACCAAACCCTGATGGCGAAGATAGTTAAGTAATTCTTCCTCAGTCTCATATTGTCTTAATTTCTTCCGGTTGTTATCGGTATACTGGAATGTGAACTGGATGTTCAGCCTCCGGTTAATGACTGTTGATAGATAGGAAGTGACTCCCGTTGTATCCTGCGGTACGAATATATCCGGCATGATTCCACCACCACCATACACAACGCGCCCAAGGCTGGTATTGTAACGTTCATTCTCATTCTGCTTGATACTGTCGCGTGAGAAAAATTCTCCATGTTCATAACGGGTGTATAAATCCAGTTCGTAGTTACGGTCTTTTCCACTTTCGTATGGGCGTTGGATGCAACGTCCGGATGGGGTGTAGTATCGGGCGATTGTCAGGCGGATAGCCGATCCATCACTGAAATCGATAGGCTGTTGCACAAGTCCCTTGCCGAAAGAACGGCGTCCTATAACTGTCCCCCGGTCGTTATCTTGAATAGCTCCGGTAAAGATTTCACTGGCAGAAGCAGAACCTTCATCAATCAATACAACGAGCGGCATTTTCTGGCAGCTACCCGTACCGTTCGCAAATTCTTCGGCACGCGGATACTTACGACCTTGGGTATATACGATCAACTTACCTTCAGGTAGGAATTCATTTACCATGCGGATAGCAGCTTCCATATATCCTCCGGTATTACCGCGTAAGTCAATGATTAAACCTTTGCATTTTTTATGGTTGAGTTGTGCTAATGCATTAAGTAATTCTACATGGCTGGTACGTCCGAATTTGCTGACTTTTACGTAACCGATGTCGTCGTTCAACATATAAGCGGCGTCTACGGTATTTTGAGGAATGTCTCCGCGAGTGATATTGAAATGTAATAAGTCCTTTTCTCCTGTTCGTTTGATTCCTAATTTCACCTGCGACCCTTTCGGACCTTTCAGAGTGCGCATTGCTCGTTCGTTGGTTACTTTCTTACCGACAAACAGGCTGTCGTCTACGGTAACAATACGGTCGCCCGCCATTAATCCTATCTTTTCAGAAGGACCTCCCTGAACAACTGCATTCACATGAATGGTGTCATTCTGTATGGTAAACTGGATACCGATTCCGCTAAAACTACCTTCCAGTTCCGAGTTGATTTCTTCAAGATTTTGGGCTGGGATATAAGTTGAATGAGGGTCTAGTTCGGCCAGAATCTGCGGCATGGCTTTTTCCACTAAATCGGCCATGTTTACCGTGTCGACATATTGATCATCTACAATACGTAACAATGCGTTTAGCTTGTTGGAGGAGCCGTTGATAATACCTAAACGATTGCCGGCAAAATGTTTGGCATAAAATGTACCGATAAGAATCCCTACTACCACGCTGACTGCTATGATGACAGGCGTGAAACGTGAAGAGTTTTTTGTACTCATGTTTGGTCTTTTTTTTAACGTTCGTCTTCTTATTTATTGGGAGAGGAATGGTCATCTAATTCTGTATAGATAACTTCGATTCCCGCCCTTTTTAATAACTCTATTCCATCTTCCAGGCGGTAATGTTCGGAATAAACTACCCGTTTGATTCCTGCCTGTATGATTAACTTTGCACATTCGATGCAAGGAGAGGCGGTGACGTACATAGTAGCACCGTCGCTACTGTTGTTTGAACGCGCTATCTTAGTAATGGCATTGGCTTCCGCATGCAGAACGTATGGTTTTGTCAGGTTGTTTTCATCTTCACATACATTCTCGAATCCGGAAGGTGTTCCGTTATATCCGTCGGAGATAATCATTTTATCCTTAACAATTAAAGCTCCTACTTTTCGGCGTTGGCAATAGGAATTTTCAGCCCATATACTGGCCATGCGTATATAACGTTTGTCAAGTTCTGATTGTTTTTTTTTAGTGTCCATGTTGTTTATTATTTATTGTTGACTGCTCGGAAAACCATGCGGAAAGTTTGTTTACTGGATGCCGGTTTGTATAAAAGGTATAAGTTGTTACTGTCTCCTTCGTAAGATGTGGCGGCATTAAGTCCTTCTATAAAACTTTTGGCGAGTTTGTCGTTGCCATAACTACCGGCAGTGGCAACTGTCGTTTTAAAATTGTTGTTCTTGGCGTTAGCACTCCATTTCCCTTCAAAAGTACCGGTTGCAATTACACTTCCTTTTATATTTCCGTTAATAACATCTCCCTCCACTGTACCATCAAATACGATGTTGTATGTACCGTTCTTATTAAGCTCTTTAATACTTGCTTTTTCTTGTTCTTTATTCTCCCAAAAGCCAAACATCTCATGACCTCCATCTATTGTGATATAATTTAGTTTCCAGGTTTTTCCTGTAAAGATAGCAGCTACATCATCCGAATCATTACACCCTGAAAATAAAGGAAATAATAAAAGCAATCCTACTAATTGAAATATACTTCTTTTCATATTCAATATCTAATAACTTAATTCTTATTTTTTATTCCATTTCTGATTAGCAAAGCATCAATGCTCGGTTCCTGTCCGCGGAAACGTTTATAAAGTACCATCGGATGTTCCGTTCCTCCTTTCGACAGAATATGATTGCGGAATGAGTCTGCCACTTCCTGATTGAATATTCCTTTTTGTTTAAATAGCGAAAAAGCGTCAGCATCTAATACTTCCGCCCACTTATAGCTATAGTATCCGGCGGCATACCCACCGGCAAAAATGTGGGAGAACTGCGTACTCATGCAAGCTTCTTGTACCACCGGCAATATTTGGGCATCCTTCCAGGCATTCTGTTCGTAAACTTTCACATCTTCTTCAAAAGGTGTATCGCGCGTATACCACGCCATATCAAGTAAACCGAAACTTATTTGTCGTAGACAAGCATAAGCGACATTGAAATTTGACGCATCTACCAGACGTTTGATTAATTCATCCGGTAAAACTTCTCCTGTTTGATAATGACGGGCAAATGTGTGGAGGAAATCCTTCTCTATAGCAAAATTTTCCATAATTTGTGAAGGAAGTTCCACAAAATCCCAATATACATTGGTTCCACTTAAACTCCTGTAAGTGGAATTGGCAAACATACCGTGCAGGCTATGTCCGAACTCATGTAAGAATGTTTCTACTTCATTGAAAGTCAATAAAGCTGGTTTATTCTCGGTTGGCTTAGTGAAGTTCATTACAACGGATACATGCGGACGACTGTTTTCACCGGTCTTTTTATCTATCCATTGCTCCTTGTAATTCGTCATCCAGGCTCCGGCACGTTTTCCCGGACGCGGATGGAAGTCAGTGTATAGGACAGCTAAGAATTTGTCGTCTTTATCAAATACTTCGAAGGCTTCTACTTCTTTATGGTAAACCGGAATCTCAGTGTTTTTCCGGAAAGTGATTCCATATAACTTTTCAGCCAGACCAAATACTCCTTTCTTAACTTGTTCCAGTTCGAAGTATGGTCGGAGCATCTCTTCGTTGATATTGAATTTTTTATCCTTCAGTTTGTTGGAGTAATAGCTCCAGTCCCAAGGCATGATAACGAAATCTGCTCCCTGTTCTTCGCGGGCCAGCTCTTGTATTTCTTTATATTCTTGTTGTGCAGCAGGAGTGTATGCTTCCAGTAGTTGGTTGAGTAGCTTGTATACTGACTGGCTGTTTTCAGCCATTCTTTTCTTTAGCGTATATTCCGCATAATTTTTGTATCCCAGTAACTGGGCTATCTTCATGCGTGTATTTGCTATTTCTTTTACGATATCAATATTATTGAATTCGTTGTCATGTGTACATTTGGTATTATAGGCCATATACAGCTTCTGACGTAAATCCCGATGATCGGAATACGTCATGAAAGGAATATAGCTCGGGGTGTGAAGTGTAAATGCCCATCCTTCTTTCCCTTCGTTTTTAGCTGTTTCTGCAGCTGCTTCTATGATAATTTCGGGTAATCCGGTGAGGCTTTCTTTTTTTGTTAATAGCATTTGATAACCATTCGTCTCTTCCAGATTGTTTTTACTGAAAGTAAGCGTTAGTTTACTCAATTCGGTAGTGAGATGACGGTATTCCTCCTGTGCTTCTCTTTTCAGATTGGCGCCATGACGTACAAAGCTGTTATATACATTTTCCAGTAACTGTTTTTGTTCCTGTGTCAGTTGTAAAGCCTCTTTTTGGTTATATACTTCTTTTACGCGTGCGAATAATTTTTCGTTCAGTGTGATATTGTTGCTGTGTTCGCTAAGTAACGGCATTATCTTTTGAGCCAGTTCTTGCAGGTCTTCATTTGTTTCTGCACTTAGCATATTGCTGAAAACGGCAACTATTCTATTCAATAATTCTCCGGATTCTTCGAAAGCTTCTATTGTATTGGTAAAGTCAGCCTTTTCCGGATTCTGTATGATCGCTTCTATTTCAGCCTTTTGCAGCCTGATTCCTTCTAGGATAGCAGGTTCATAATGCTCCGTTTCAATTCGGTCGAATGGAACGGTTTCGTGTGGCGTATGATATTGCCCGTAGAAAGGATTTTGGGCATTTGTTATATTGTTCATGATGCAAACTAGTATCAATATTATTAATAATTTCTCCATAGAGGTACAAAGCTACTAAAATTGTAGCTTATTCAACGGATAACACGTTGCTTTTAACAATATATAAAATGAAATGTATAAAAAAACCGCTACGGTTTTCCGTAGCGGTTTCTATATTGTTCAGGCTTCTAATTAAGCGTTAACTGATGCCATGTGAGCGATCAGGTCAAGAACTTTGTTAGAGTAACCGATTTCGTTGTCATACCAAGATACAACTTTAACGAAAGTGTCAGTCAAAGCGATACCTGCTTTAGCGTCGAAGATGGAAGTACGAGTGTCACCCAAGAAATCAGAAGAAACTACAGCATCTTCAGTGTAACCCAGAATACCTTTCAATTCGCCTTCTGAAGCTTCTTTCATTGCAGAGCAGATTTCAGCGTAAGTAGCCGGTTTAGCCAAGTTAACTGTCAAGTCAACTACAGATACA contains these protein-coding regions:
- a CDS encoding Gfo/Idh/MocA family protein; translated protein: MKDSLMQTHVLRLAHPPIPTVRIGIIGLGNRGLLTLQRYLQIEGVEIKALCEIRAGNLHKAQQQLREAGRPEAIGYTGTDGWKEMCESDGLDLVFICTDWLMHTPMATFAMESNKHVAIEVPAAMSVEECWQLVDTAEKTRRHCIMLENCCYDPFALTTLRMARQGIFGEIMHVEGAYIHDLRSMYFAEESEGGYHNHWGKRYSIEHTGNPYPTHGLGPACQILDIHRSDRMEYLVSMSTHQAGMSEYARRMFGEYSPEACQKYQLGDVNTTLIHTAKGKTIMLQYNISTPRPYSRLQTVCGTLGFAQKYPVPCIALDPHGDTPLTGERLEKMMARYKHPFSATIGEEAHRKGVPNEMNYVMDYRLIYCLRNGLPLDMDVYDAAEWSCITELSEKSVLNGSIPMEIPDFTRGAWETQ
- the ribH gene encoding 6,7-dimethyl-8-ribityllumazine synthase encodes the protein MATAYHNLSEYDFNSVPNAEAMKFGIVVSEWNFNITGALLRGAVDTLKKHGAKDENILVKTVPGSFELTFGANQMMENCDLDAIIAIGCVIKGDTPHFDYVCMGATQGITELNATGDIPVIYGLITANTMEQAEDRAGGKLGNKGDECAITAIKMIDFVWSLNK
- a CDS encoding tetratricopeptide repeat protein, with product MAEQKNQNEHLNVEDALTQSEAFLIKYKNAIIGGVVAVIIIVTGFIMYKNLYAEPREEKAQAALFKGQEYFEKDAFEQALNGDSIGYTGFLKVADEYSGTKAANLAKAYAGICYAQLGKYEEAVKMLDSFNGKDQMVAPAILGATGNCYAQLGQLDKAASTLLSAADKADNNTLSPIFLMQAGEILVKQGKYDDAVNAYTKIKDKYFQSYQAMDIDKYIEQAKLMKK
- a CDS encoding DNA replication/repair protein RecF, with the translated sequence MILKRISILNYKNLEEVELEFSAKLNCFFGLNGMGKTNLLDAVYFLSFCKSSGNPIDSQNIRHEQDFFVIQGFYEAEDGTPEEIYCGMKHRSKKQFKRNKKEYSRFSDHIGFLPLVMVSPADSGLIAGGSEERRRFMDVVISQYDKEYLEALIRYNKALVQRNTLLKSEFPVEEELFLVWEEMMAQAGEVVFRKRESFIREFIPIFQSFYSFISQDKEVVGLSYESHARDASLLEVLKQSRDRDKMMGFSLRGIHKDELNMLLGEFPIKKEGSQGQNKTYLVALKLAQFDFLKRTGRTVPLLLLDDIFDKLDASRVEQIVKLVAGDNFGQIFITDTNRGHLDRILHKVGSDYKIFRVDEGIIQEMEADDEAQ
- a CDS encoding DUF721 domain-containing protein; amino-acid sequence: MKRNDAEPIGKLIQQFLRQESLESPLNEQRLLDAWPQVLGPAAAYTSNLYIRNQTLYVHLTSAALRQELMMGREVLVRTLNQRVGATVITNIIFR
- a CDS encoding histidinol-phosphatase, with the protein product MKTNYHTHTTRCHHATGSDEEFVLSAIKGGYQELGFSDHTPWKYHTDYISNIRMLPEELPEYIESLRSLQEKYKNQISIKIGLECEYFPEYIHWLKEITKEYKLDYIIFGNHYFHTDEKFPYFGGSTNSVDMLELYEESAIEGMESGLFAYLAHPDLFMRSYPEFDRHCKLISRHICRTAVRLNLPLEYNIGYEEYNDIHGTTTIPHPNFWEIAAHEGCTAIIGIDAHNNQCLEHPFYYNRATETLRKLGIKVIDKISFLNEK
- a CDS encoding 5-formyltetrahydrofolate cyclo-ligase translates to MRKQQSANILTALEAHPAFRAANTVLLYHSLNDEVDTHAFIQKWSSEKRILLPVVVGDDLELRMYTGPEDMSINSIYGIAEPTGEIFTDYASIDFIIVPGVAFDVKGNRLGRGKGYYDRLLPRIPSAYKAGICFPFQLVEEVPAESFDVRMDIIITINEDELSHPHHPLPSCDRE
- a CDS encoding S41 family peptidase — encoded protein: MSTKNSSRFTPVIIAVSVVVGILIGTFYAKHFAGNRLGIINGSSNKLNALLRIVDDQYVDTVNMADLVEKAMPQILAELDPHSTYIPAQNLEEINSELEGSFSGIGIQFTIQNDTIHVNAVVQGGPSEKIGLMAGDRIVTVDDSLFVGKKVTNERAMRTLKGPKGSQVKLGIKRTGEKDLLHFNITRGDIPQNTVDAAYMLNDDIGYVKVSKFGRTSHVELLNALAQLNHKKCKGLIIDLRGNTGGYMEAAIRMVNEFLPEGKLIVYTQGRKYPRAEEFANGTGSCQKMPLVVLIDEGSASASEIFTGAIQDNDRGTVIGRRSFGKGLVQQPIDFSDGSAIRLTIARYYTPSGRCIQRPYESGKDRNYELDLYTRYEHGEFFSRDSIKQNENERYNTSLGRVVYGGGGIMPDIFVPQDTTGVTSYLSTVINRRLNIQFTFQYTDNNRKKLRQYETEEELLNYLRHQGLVEQFVRFADSKGVKRRNILIQKSYKLLEKNLFGNIIYNMLGLEAYLQYFNKTDATVIKGIEILEKGEAFPKAPVAVEEEEVTKDKKDGKKKRTAQAYNIIEDPTCGFNDAKAAIS
- a CDS encoding dCMP deaminase family protein, translated to MDTKKKQSELDKRYIRMASIWAENSYCQRRKVGALIVKDKMIISDGYNGTPSGFENVCEDENNLTKPYVLHAEANAITKIARSNNSSDGATMYVTASPCIECAKLIIQAGIKRVVYSEHYRLEDGIELLKRAGIEVIYTELDDHSSPNK
- a CDS encoding DUF4847 family protein: MKRSIFQLVGLLLLFPLFSGCNDSDDVAAIFTGKTWKLNYITIDGGHEMFGFWENKEQEKASIKELNKNGTYNIVFDGTVEGDVINGNIKGSVIATGTFEGKWSANAKNNNFKTTVATAGSYGNDKLAKSFIEGLNAATSYEGDSNNLYLLYKPASSKQTFRMVFRAVNNK
- a CDS encoding M3 family metallopeptidase, which codes for MNNITNAQNPFYGQYHTPHETVPFDRIETEHYEPAILEGIRLQKAEIEAIIQNPEKADFTNTIEAFEESGELLNRIVAVFSNMLSAETNEDLQELAQKIMPLLSEHSNNITLNEKLFARVKEVYNQKEALQLTQEQKQLLENVYNSFVRHGANLKREAQEEYRHLTTELSKLTLTFSKNNLEETNGYQMLLTKKESLTGLPEIIIEAAAETAKNEGKEGWAFTLHTPSYIPFMTYSDHRDLRQKLYMAYNTKCTHDNEFNNIDIVKEIANTRMKIAQLLGYKNYAEYTLKKRMAENSQSVYKLLNQLLEAYTPAAQQEYKEIQELAREEQGADFVIMPWDWSYYSNKLKDKKFNINEEMLRPYFELEQVKKGVFGLAEKLYGITFRKNTEIPVYHKEVEAFEVFDKDDKFLAVLYTDFHPRPGKRAGAWMTNYKEQWIDKKTGENSRPHVSVVMNFTKPTENKPALLTFNEVETFLHEFGHSLHGMFANSTYRSLSGTNVYWDFVELPSQIMENFAIEKDFLHTFARHYQTGEVLPDELIKRLVDASNFNVAYACLRQISFGLLDMAWYTRDTPFEEDVKVYEQNAWKDAQILPVVQEACMSTQFSHIFAGGYAAGYYSYKWAEVLDADAFSLFKQKGIFNQEVADSFRNHILSKGGTEHPMVLYKRFRGQEPSIDALLIRNGIKNKN